One Lacunisphaera limnophila DNA window includes the following coding sequences:
- a CDS encoding glycoside hydrolase family 9 protein, translated as MKILGNHIGYTPGDQKVLLLEAPEATAWTELALVSLPDGAVVWRGAATFAGPVAGWTVGPWWRVDVSAVRVPGRYALRWATATAAGQGEGFEIAENLLGHPVVSDLLFYFKSQRCAGIYDRADRRAKRVGDGAVREVHGGWFDASGDTSKYLSHLSYANYLNPQQTPLVVWVLARAWHLYRAAGAAPYFLERLQAEVLHGADWLVRMQDPVGFWHVTVFDRWTKDPAQRELCSYRTQKGDKYADYQAGWRQGGGMAAAALALASTLGEGGDFRPADYLAAARKGFAHLQAHGTEYLDDGKENIIDDTCALLAAVELQAVAPGPSIAAELDQRLAALAARRRASDGTVWLAADGAGERSWFHASDAGLPLVTLLRLADAHPAHPQAAAARALAAELMQAQLALGEGRNNPFGYPPHWVKTPGTPGRVQWFYPHDNPSGYWWQGENARLASLAAAAQGVGAVTGDPVAARAGRRWVDWILGANPFDRCMLHGRGRNNPVYEEHYHNAPGGVANGITSGFTDENDIAFAPLPAAADSAEKWRWGEQWLPHGAWLLYALVLRETGHSS; from the coding sequence ATGAAAATCCTCGGCAACCACATCGGCTACACGCCGGGAGACCAGAAGGTGCTGCTGCTCGAGGCACCGGAAGCCACCGCCTGGACGGAGCTCGCGCTCGTCTCGCTGCCGGACGGGGCCGTGGTGTGGCGGGGCGCGGCGACCTTCGCCGGCCCGGTCGCGGGCTGGACGGTGGGCCCGTGGTGGCGGGTGGACGTCAGCGCCGTGCGCGTCCCCGGCCGCTACGCGTTGCGCTGGGCGACGGCGACGGCCGCGGGACAGGGTGAGGGTTTTGAGATCGCGGAGAACCTGCTCGGGCACCCCGTCGTCTCGGACCTGTTGTTCTATTTCAAGAGCCAGCGGTGTGCCGGCATCTATGACCGCGCGGACCGGCGGGCGAAGCGCGTCGGGGACGGCGCGGTGCGCGAGGTGCACGGCGGCTGGTTCGATGCGTCGGGGGACACGAGCAAGTACCTGAGCCATCTCTCGTATGCGAACTACCTGAACCCGCAGCAGACCCCGTTGGTGGTATGGGTGCTGGCGCGGGCCTGGCACCTCTACCGGGCGGCCGGCGCGGCCCCGTATTTCCTCGAGCGCCTCCAGGCGGAGGTGCTGCATGGCGCCGACTGGCTGGTGCGCATGCAGGATCCGGTGGGGTTCTGGCATGTGACGGTTTTCGACCGCTGGACGAAGGATCCCGCGCAGCGCGAGCTCTGCTCCTACCGCACGCAGAAGGGCGACAAGTATGCCGACTACCAGGCCGGCTGGCGCCAGGGCGGGGGCATGGCCGCGGCCGCGCTGGCCTTGGCCTCGACGCTGGGCGAGGGCGGCGATTTTCGTCCGGCGGACTATCTCGCCGCGGCGCGCAAGGGCTTCGCCCACCTGCAGGCGCACGGCACGGAGTACCTGGATGACGGGAAGGAGAATATCATCGATGACACTTGCGCGCTGCTCGCGGCGGTGGAGTTGCAGGCCGTCGCGCCCGGTCCGTCGATCGCCGCCGAGCTGGACCAGCGCCTCGCCGCGCTCGCCGCCCGACGACGCGCGAGTGACGGCACCGTTTGGCTTGCGGCCGATGGGGCGGGGGAGCGGTCGTGGTTTCACGCCAGTGACGCCGGCCTGCCGCTGGTGACGCTGTTGCGGCTGGCTGATGCCCACCCCGCGCACCCGCAGGCCGCGGCCGCCCGCGCGCTCGCGGCGGAACTCATGCAGGCGCAGCTCGCGCTCGGCGAGGGTCGCAACAATCCCTTCGGTTATCCGCCCCACTGGGTGAAGACCCCGGGCACGCCCGGCCGCGTCCAGTGGTTTTACCCGCACGACAATCCCTCGGGATACTGGTGGCAGGGTGAGAACGCCCGGTTGGCCTCACTCGCGGCCGCCGCGCAGGGCGTGGGCGCGGTCACGGGCGATCCGGTGGCCGCCCGGGCGGGCCGCCGTTGGGTGGACTGGATTCTCGGCGCCAATCCCTTCGACCGGTGCATGCTGCACGGGCGCGGGCGGAACAACCCGGTCTACGAGGAGCACTATCACAACGCCCCCGGCGGCGTGGCCAACGGCATCACCAGCGGTTTCACGGACGAGAACGACATCGCCTTCGCGCCGCTGCCGGCGGCCGCCGACTCCGCGGAGAAATGGCGCTGGGGCGAGCAGTGGCTGCCGCATGGCGCCTGGCTGCTTTACGCCCTCGTGCTGCGCGAGACCGGCCACAGCTCCTGA
- the nagB gene encoding glucosamine-6-phosphate deaminase: MEVIIQKNTDAGCLLGARIIAKLVREKPDAVLGLATGRTPLQLYQELIRLHRTEGLDFSRITTFNLDEYVGLPATHDQSYRWFMRENFFRHINIDQRRTHVPDGTAADVHAECRDYEKRIEAAGGIDLQLLGLGRNGHIGFNEPTGSLRSRTWIKILSEQTLRDNSAVFGDFAQMPRHAITMGVGTILDARRVLLLAFGPAKCRAVTAMVEGPLAAICPASALQLHPRATILLDDTSAAGLQYADHYRWIDQHKLDWQKHD, encoded by the coding sequence ATGGAAGTCATCATCCAGAAAAACACCGACGCCGGCTGCCTGCTGGGCGCCCGCATCATCGCCAAGCTTGTGCGCGAGAAGCCCGACGCCGTGCTCGGTCTCGCCACCGGGCGCACTCCGCTCCAGCTGTACCAGGAACTCATCCGCCTGCACCGGACCGAGGGCCTCGACTTCAGCCGCATCACGACCTTCAACCTCGATGAGTACGTGGGCCTGCCGGCGACGCACGACCAGTCGTACCGCTGGTTCATGCGCGAGAATTTTTTTCGGCACATCAACATCGACCAGCGACGCACGCACGTGCCCGACGGCACGGCGGCGGACGTCCACGCCGAGTGCCGCGACTATGAGAAGCGCATTGAGGCGGCGGGCGGCATCGACCTGCAGTTGCTCGGCCTCGGCCGCAACGGCCACATCGGCTTCAACGAGCCGACGGGTTCGCTCCGCTCGCGCACCTGGATCAAGATCCTGTCCGAGCAGACGCTGCGCGACAACAGCGCGGTGTTCGGGGACTTCGCGCAGATGCCGCGTCATGCGATCACGATGGGCGTGGGCACGATCCTCGACGCCCGCCGCGTGCTCCTGCTGGCTTTCGGGCCGGCGAAGTGCCGGGCCGTGACCGCCATGGTCGAGGGCCCGCTGGCGGCGATCTGTCCGGCGTCCGCCTTGCAGTTGCATCCGCGCGCCACCATTCTCCTGGACGACACCTCGGCGGCCGGCCTGCAATACGCCGACCACTACCGCTGGATCGACCAGCACAAACTGGACTGGCAGAAGCACGACTGA
- a CDS encoding GIY-YIG nuclease family protein, producing MPELFPVIPIPAAIADLAWVYILQTADGALYIGQTRDIGERLRKHRHGLGSKFTTDHSGPRLVFCEGTMSLDEAVVREHQLKRWSRPKKEALIRGDLPRLRELSRSRERPGNGARA from the coding sequence ATGCCCGAATTGTTTCCAGTCATTCCGATACCCGCCGCTATCGCTGATTTGGCCTGGGTGTACATTCTCCAAACGGCCGACGGCGCGCTCTATATCGGTCAAACCCGCGATATCGGCGAGCGCCTGCGCAAGCACCGCCATGGTCTCGGCAGCAAATTTACAACTGATCATTCCGGGCCTCGTTTGGTTTTTTGCGAAGGCACCATGTCGCTGGACGAGGCCGTAGTCCGGGAGCACCAGCTCAAGCGCTGGTCCCGCCCCAAGAAGGAAGCCCTGATCCGCGGGGACCTCCCCCGCCTGCGCGAACTCAGCCGATCGCGGGAGCGACCCGGCAATGGCGCGCGGGCGTGA
- a CDS encoding PAS domain S-box protein, which yields MFTPSPAARPDQRADHAEIQRLFEEYITLYAGRDDRLTTCFSEDFSGFTGGGDFLVDDRAEWVAITRQDFAQVKEPLRIEHKDLRIQPLSATIAVVTAFFAIHLPIKDHVLSRETARLVLVFHREAGNWKIAHSSISIPYHLVRAGEVYPMQALTERNQELENLVAERTVQLQTSEGRYRSILAASPDDITITDKDGRILMVSPSAYTLFGYERTTAFDQRTVLDFIVPEERPLARQHWVDRLEGRRKGPAEYRGLRADGSTIAIEVNAEFIRDAAGAPTGMVIIIRDLTERKKADAERERLEALNQQLQKAESLGRMAGAIAHTFNNQLHTVMMSLDLALGDLRREDGPGPAQKINLALSAARKAAEVSSQMLTYLGQSAATRQSLDLAETCRRGLGLVQAAMPPEVKLATAFPCPGPLVHADARQLQHVVTNLVTNAWEASGAAPCVVNLAIKTVDAAALPTENRVPLEFQPQGTTYACLEVADEGCGIPAPDIGKVFDPFFTTKFTGRGLGLAMVLGMVRANKGAIAVESAPQRGTVFRVYLPVVAR from the coding sequence GTGTTCACCCCCAGCCCAGCCGCCCGGCCGGACCAACGCGCCGACCACGCGGAAATCCAGCGTCTGTTCGAGGAATACATCACGCTCTACGCCGGCCGCGACGACCGGCTCACCACGTGTTTCAGCGAGGATTTTTCCGGCTTCACCGGCGGCGGGGATTTTCTGGTGGATGACCGGGCGGAGTGGGTCGCGATCACCCGGCAGGATTTCGCCCAGGTCAAGGAGCCGCTCCGGATCGAGCACAAGGATCTGCGGATCCAGCCCCTGTCGGCCACGATCGCGGTGGTGACCGCGTTTTTTGCCATTCACCTGCCGATCAAGGATCACGTCCTCTCGCGCGAGACCGCCCGCCTCGTGCTGGTTTTCCACCGGGAAGCGGGGAACTGGAAAATCGCGCACAGCAGCATCTCCATTCCCTACCACCTGGTGCGCGCAGGTGAGGTCTACCCGATGCAGGCGCTCACGGAGCGAAACCAGGAACTGGAAAACCTCGTGGCCGAGCGGACGGTCCAGTTGCAAACCAGCGAAGGCCGTTACCGCTCGATTTTGGCGGCCAGCCCGGATGACATCACGATCACGGACAAGGACGGGCGGATCCTCATGGTTTCACCGTCCGCTTACACGTTGTTCGGCTATGAGCGGACCACGGCCTTTGACCAGCGCACGGTCTTGGACTTCATCGTGCCCGAGGAACGGCCGCTGGCCCGCCAGCACTGGGTCGACCGGCTGGAAGGCCGGCGCAAAGGACCGGCCGAGTACCGCGGGCTCCGGGCGGATGGCAGCACGATCGCCATCGAGGTGAATGCAGAATTCATCCGCGACGCGGCGGGCGCGCCCACGGGCATGGTCATCATCATCCGCGATCTCACGGAGCGGAAGAAAGCCGACGCGGAGAGGGAGCGGCTGGAGGCCCTGAACCAGCAGCTCCAAAAGGCGGAAAGCCTGGGGCGGATGGCTGGCGCCATCGCGCACACTTTCAACAACCAGCTCCATACGGTGATGATGAGCCTTGATCTGGCCTTGGGCGACCTCCGGCGGGAGGACGGGCCCGGCCCGGCCCAGAAGATCAACCTGGCGTTGAGCGCGGCCCGCAAGGCGGCGGAAGTGAGCAGCCAGATGCTCACGTACCTGGGTCAGTCGGCCGCCACCCGGCAATCCTTGGATCTGGCGGAGACCTGTCGGCGCGGCCTGGGCCTCGTGCAGGCCGCGATGCCACCCGAGGTGAAACTGGCCACGGCGTTTCCCTGCCCCGGGCCGTTGGTGCACGCCGACGCGCGCCAGTTGCAGCATGTAGTGACCAACCTGGTGACCAACGCGTGGGAGGCGTCGGGCGCGGCGCCATGCGTCGTGAACCTGGCCATCAAGACCGTGGATGCGGCCGCCCTGCCCACGGAGAACCGGGTGCCGCTCGAATTCCAGCCGCAGGGCACCACGTATGCCTGCCTGGAGGTGGCGGACGAGGGCTGCGGCATCCCGGCCCCGGACATCGGAAAAGTCTTTGATCCGTTTTTCACGACCAAGTTCACCGGGCGCGGGCTTGGCCTGGCCATGGTTCTGGGCATGGTGCGGGCGAACAAGGGCGCGATCGCCGTGGAAAGCGCCCCGCAGCGGGGCACGGTCTTCCGCGTTTACCTGCCGGTGGTGGCGCGCTGA
- a CDS encoding BON domain-containing protein, translated as MLPTLLLRLGLLLALPVVMAGSLVNDRQIETAARRSFVLGTVLEGRVKVSADFGVLTLTGTVEDAADQAVAADTVSRIAGVSGVENKLTILATHREQSDRWIARIIHRHLLVTKGLSAVPPTITVQDAMVTLSGTVATTELKALAGRVAGEISSVKYVRNSLTVADVPATGDSGADPVDDASVSGLVQAMLRRHEPSLGLGSVITTVAGVVRITGPAVTVAEKALITRLAREVSGTRVVNNELKANN; from the coding sequence ATGCTCCCGACCCTGCTTCTCCGCCTTGGCCTGCTCCTTGCCCTCCCCGTCGTCATGGCCGGGTCGCTGGTGAATGATCGTCAGATCGAAACCGCCGCCCGCCGCAGTTTTGTGCTCGGCACCGTGCTCGAGGGCCGGGTCAAGGTGTCGGCCGACTTCGGCGTGCTCACGCTTACCGGCACGGTGGAGGATGCCGCCGACCAAGCCGTGGCCGCGGACACGGTGAGCCGCATCGCCGGGGTGTCCGGCGTGGAGAACAAGCTCACGATCCTGGCCACCCACCGCGAACAATCCGATCGGTGGATCGCCCGGATCATCCATCGCCACCTGCTGGTGACCAAGGGGCTCAGCGCCGTGCCACCTACCATCACCGTCCAGGACGCCATGGTCACGCTCTCCGGTACGGTGGCGACGACCGAACTCAAGGCGCTCGCCGGCCGCGTGGCGGGCGAAATCAGCAGCGTGAAATATGTACGGAACAGCCTCACGGTCGCGGACGTACCCGCGACAGGTGACAGCGGCGCGGACCCCGTGGACGATGCCTCCGTGAGCGGGCTCGTCCAGGCCATGCTGCGCCGGCACGAGCCGTCGCTGGGATTGGGGTCCGTCATCACGACGGTGGCCGGCGTGGTGCGGATCACGGGCCCCGCCGTTACGGTCGCCGAAAAGGCCCTGATCACGCGGCTGGCGCGCGAGGTGTCGGGCACCCGGGTGGTCAACAACGAGCTGAAGGCCAACAACTGA
- a CDS encoding SMP-30/gluconolactonase/LRE family protein yields the protein MKHLLACLTLVVTASGATAPQPLLLWETDGFVGPESVVFDPARQEFYVSNMGTHGGGQTPGDGFISRVSAEGKILELKWVTGFDNPKGLALTNGRLYVGDDKDLTEIDVAAGKISLRYAPADGPGSFNDCTADAAGNIYVCSGRLDTVFRLSAGKFEPWFKLDKAKTGGLNGLKAEKDRLLLGGWSLRGADGKEQIGHISTVAYADKAFGRIGDQPVCHVDGLEPDGQGGYTVTDWLTGDVLHVTADGKTTPLLALGRGTADHAYLIGEKQLIIPQMLEHKLRAFRWAPAGE from the coding sequence ATGAAACACCTGCTTGCCTGCCTCACCCTCGTGGTCACCGCCAGCGGCGCCACCGCGCCCCAGCCCTTACTGCTTTGGGAAACCGACGGTTTCGTCGGTCCCGAATCCGTGGTCTTCGATCCGGCCCGCCAGGAATTCTACGTTTCCAACATGGGCACGCACGGCGGCGGGCAGACCCCCGGCGACGGTTTCATCAGTCGCGTCAGTGCCGAGGGCAAAATCCTCGAACTGAAGTGGGTCACCGGTTTCGACAACCCCAAGGGCCTGGCGCTTACCAACGGCCGGCTCTACGTTGGTGACGACAAGGACCTGACCGAAATCGACGTGGCGGCCGGCAAAATCTCCCTCCGTTACGCGCCGGCGGACGGTCCCGGCTCGTTCAACGACTGCACGGCTGATGCCGCCGGCAACATCTACGTATGCAGCGGCCGTCTCGACACGGTTTTCCGGCTCAGCGCGGGCAAGTTCGAGCCTTGGTTCAAACTCGACAAGGCCAAGACGGGAGGCCTCAACGGCCTGAAGGCGGAGAAGGATCGCCTGCTGCTCGGTGGCTGGTCGCTCCGCGGTGCGGATGGCAAGGAGCAGATCGGACACATTTCAACGGTGGCATATGCGGACAAGGCTTTCGGCCGGATCGGCGACCAGCCGGTGTGTCACGTGGACGGCCTCGAGCCGGACGGGCAGGGCGGCTACACCGTCACCGACTGGCTCACGGGCGACGTGCTGCACGTCACGGCCGACGGCAAGACGACCCCGCTCCTCGCGCTCGGGCGGGGCACGGCGGACCACGCCTACCTCATCGGCGAGAAGCAGCTCATCATCCCGCAGATGCTGGAACACAAGCTCCGCGCCTTCCGCTGGGCGCCGGCGGGCGAATGA